Sequence from the Maribacter algicola genome:
TGCGGTTGGTTGGGACTTCCCTTGGCCAAATCGCTCGTAAAAAAGGGTTATAAAGTAAAGGGTACCACTACCTCCAAGGAAAAATTGGAAACCCTTTCCACAGAGGGTATTGCACCGTTCCTGGTAGAAGTTTCCGAACATGAAATACAGGGAGATATCTTGGAATTCCTAAATGGGACGGACACGCTAGTGGTTAACATTCCTCCAAAACTTAGGGGCAAGGGACCTAAAGAGAACTATGTGCGTAAGATAGAACTGTTGGTAGCCAACATATCGACCTCGGCTGTTCGCGAGGTGCTTTTTGTGAGCAGTACATCGGTGTATGGTGACGGTCAAGGGGAAGTGGATGAGGAAACCATCCCTGTGCCTACATCGGAAGCCGGCAAACAGCTTTTGGCCACCGAAGAACTACTAAAGGAACACACACTTTTTAAAACGACCATCCTCCGGTTTGCGGGACTTATCGGTCCGGACAGACATCCCATATATATGCTATCGGGCAGAACGAACCTTTCTGGAGGTAATGCCCCGGTCAACCTCATCCATCTGGAGGATTGCATCGGCATCATGACTTCCATAATACAGAATAATTTGTGGGGCGAAACAATTAACGGAGTCTATCCAGCCCACCCAACAAAGAAATCCTACTATACCCAAAAGGCCCATGAGAAGGGATTAAATCCACCCAATTATGATACAAGTGATACTGAAAATCCTAAAATAATCACTTCTTGTAATCCTTTTATTACTAAAATTTACGTTTTTTCTACTTCTATCTGATTCATTTTCACCACAATTTTTGAGACTTTCACAACAAATTCGTCGAATTTTTGTTAATAAAATGTTGATTTTTAAATCGTTATCGATGAAATAAATAACTTAGAGTAAACAATAAAACAATATATCATGAAAAATTCTAAGCTTAACGAAGGGATTATCATGGAGTTGGAACGCTTGATCGCACAAAGCTGCGGGGACGAGCGAAAATGCAGGAAGTTTACACAGCTACATGTAGCATTGCTCAAAAAATACTACAATGCCGCCTATGTTTCCATAGACTATCACAGAAGACGCATAAAAATGGACGTTCTTATGGATGATGCTTCCTATAGTCCGGGAAAGATAAATCTCAACCTACCTGTCTTGCACATCAATCTTTTGTTCGGGAACTTGAAGACCTTCCTGCGCGCTTGTATCGATAGGGACCAAAAAAGTCTGGGATTCTATGCCCAGTTGTTGAACAACTTTAGGCAAAAGGAAAAGACCTATTCATTGGTGTAAGATACCCGTAGACAAAATAACCAGGAGCTATTAAAGAGTCGAATCCCGTGTCATCCTGAGGCTGTCCAAATCGTATTTCCCATAGAAAAGGGCCATTGGTTTGGACAATCTCAAGCTTGCTATCCATGGAATTATGGACTTTTTAGACTGCCTATTTTCTTTTGCACACAATTAAAGCTTTCGTTAACAAGTTCATTCGGAATAATTTAATAGTTTAGCGCACCAAAAAATAATCAAAAGAGTGATGAAAAAATTAGTTATGGTGCTTGTGTTGACCGTAGGTCTTTATGGGACGGCACAGACCAAAAGTGAGCTTCAAAAACATTATGAGGAATTTTATAACCAAATGAGGTTACAAGGGGATGTAGATGGCGTTATCAATGCCCTTACCCACCTGAACGTGCTATCTCCTTCCAAGGAACGTATGGATACCCTCGCCTATATCTACGCCAACGACAACCAGCACTTACAGGCTCTTAATACCATAGGGATTGAAAAATTGGATACCGATTCCGATCTGGCCGTTCAAGTGAAGGCAATATCCTTAAAAGCATTGAACCAGCCCAAAAGGGCCTTGGAACAGTTTGAAGTACTGTACCAAAGAAACCCAAATCCATATCTGGCCTATGAATTGGCCGATCTAAAGATTCAGGTAGGTGACAACGCTGGTGCATCGACCAATATTGAATATGGGATTACTAATTCCAAGGACGATATGCGCTATGCCTTTTATGAGCGCCAACAACCCTATGATGTTCCCTTAAAGGCCGCATTCCTTCATTTGAAGGGACTGGTACAATTCAATACCGACAAAGAAAATATCGATACCGCCATAGCTATCATAGACGAAGCCTTGGCCATTGATCCCAACTTTAACTTGGCCAGTTTGAGCAAGCAGGCACTGACCGCAAGAAAACAAGCACCTACAGAAGAACCAAAGCAATAGTATCGCTTAGAAATAAAGCAAGACCGTTTGAGAACTATACCCTTGAACGGTCTTTTCTTTTTGGCTACCTTCCTGTTACATTTGGATGCCCTACAGGCGAAAGGTCGCTACACAAGTCAATACATAGTTTCTTGGTCCGAACCTTAAAGCTAAAATTCTGGTTTCTAGCTAAATAAGGTTTTGGGGATTCCTTTAATATAATTGGTTGACCGTTTTGGATTGCCTAGGAATCTGAAGAATCCATAGCTGTGGTAATTGAACCTACATTGGGGTTGGTACGTTGCCCAATGCAGGGCATCCCGTGTTTCAGTAATTTCTAATTTCCATTGCCTGTTGAGTTTTTAAGACGAATGCCCACAAAATCAATGGGCACTAGAGCTCGTCAGTCTCCATTAATTCTGCCGGTAGGGTATTGTTTACCGTGACATTAAATTGATCCCTTAAGGCATTGTAGGCGGTAATGAGTTCCTTGATGGAGACTTCCGGGTTCAAGCGATATTCCAAATCGCCCTTTGTCTTCAAAATATAGGTTTTAACGACCTTCTGTCTCCCCTTTATTTGCGGAATATTGAACTCGGCAGGATATTCACTATTTTCCAACGCCTTTTGCTTTTCCACTAAATCCTCAATGACCAATACCAGGTCTTCCCTAGTATCTATGGTATAGATGCGTTC
This genomic interval carries:
- a CDS encoding SDR family oxidoreductase, whose amino-acid sequence is MSKVIGVIGCGWLGLPLAKSLVKKGYKVKGTTTSKEKLETLSTEGIAPFLVEVSEHEIQGDILEFLNGTDTLVVNIPPKLRGKGPKENYVRKIELLVANISTSAVREVLFVSSTSVYGDGQGEVDEETIPVPTSEAGKQLLATEELLKEHTLFKTTILRFAGLIGPDRHPIYMLSGRTNLSGGNAPVNLIHLEDCIGIMTSIIQNNLWGETINGVYPAHPTKKSYYTQKAHEKGLNPPNYDTSDTENPKIITSCNPFITKIYVFSTSI
- a CDS encoding tetratricopeptide repeat protein, with the translated sequence MKKLVMVLVLTVGLYGTAQTKSELQKHYEEFYNQMRLQGDVDGVINALTHLNVLSPSKERMDTLAYIYANDNQHLQALNTIGIEKLDTDSDLAVQVKAISLKALNQPKRALEQFEVLYQRNPNPYLAYELADLKIQVGDNAGASTNIEYGITNSKDDMRYAFYERQQPYDVPLKAAFLHLKGLVQFNTDKENIDTAIAIIDEALAIDPNFNLASLSKQALTARKQAPTEEPKQ